ATCTCTTTGAGTCGAATCAGACGTTGCGCTTTGTCATCCTTGTTCGGTTCTATCCTCTTTTTTAATGACTGTAAAAAGATATTTCATTTGAGTCTCCCTATTAGATAtggagttttgttttttaaaaagaagtttcaTTGCAAACCTCTTTGCTCTCCTTCCCATCGATGCTCTTTCGACGATCGGGACTGCTTCTACGATCTTCTCGGTTTCGATCTCTGCCCCTATCCCTTTTCCGTCTGTCCTTCTCCTCATTATCAGAAGAGGGTGGAGTTGGTGTGAACTGACGTTCTCTGAGCCTCTCTGTTTTCGTTGGTGCTTTAACGACCTTAATATGGCCACGgtttagaaaaacaaagaggCGTAAATGTGTTCTAGTCAGCAACTCGATAGTTAGACGAAGGGACAGATGAATTGAGTGTAAGAGTACATTTTCaaatgcataaaataaaataaaataaaataaaatacaagtTTGAGAACAGCAACATAGACAGGAAACTACCACAAATCAGTATttaacggaaaaaaatagtgttgaaGTTTCTCCAAACAAATacaccaaataaataaacatatatattCTAAATTTAGCAAATTCtacaaaattggaaattttataAACCAACCCTATTCAACCCTGGCTTCAACTCTCCTGGAAAGTTCTTCTTTGGCGGTTCAAATTGCGCCTGACCATCATCCTCATCGTCCGAGTAAATCGACTTCTTTACTGTTATAGGTTTTGTTCCAGTTGAGACGGCTTCTTCCTCGTCATCGGACGATGAACCACTTTTGCGCCTAATGTAATCGTGACTTGTCACAAAACTGAGACATTAAGAAATCACTACATCAGATGTTCATTAATTTACCTTTGCCGAATATTGCGCATTTTCTTCTTGGTCACTGCTGAACTGTCACCACTACCGCCGTGTAATTCACCTTTCTGCATTAAACTCGGTTCTCCTCTTGCAAGCTCATTTAATAAAGTACGCCCAAAGCCAGCTTGCCATGCTTTTTGATGCTCTACAGATGTAAGTTCTGAAAATAAACTTCCTCAgcatttatcctctcaaaatACTATGTAAAACACATTCCCAAATGAGAAGAAAGCGTCAGTTAAGttgtaaataacaaaaataacaccGCGTGTAAGTAACTTAGCGTGCACAAAATCTCTTATTTTTCAGTCGTACTTGAACTTCCACAATATATTGTAAATTCTACGTAAGAATACTTCAGATGGGATGAGAATGGTCCAGATTTGGCATGCTATGCTTTAGGGTGTATAAAAATTCTGCTCATTCCTGACAGGTGTACTTGAGaatagagagaagaaaaaaaaagaaaaaagaaaaaagaaaggagagcaATGCTTCAGCAAGGTTTCAATTGACTTAGTCTTTACAATGCTAATGTAGATGATAAAGATGGGCTTTGACCTGTCACTACATGCTACCAAGTACATTACATCCGCTCTTATACAACAAATATCGCGACCATTACATTCGAAATCTATCAGAACTTTCAAAGCTTCCctcctttttcaaaagatgATCCAGCAACTAAACAAAGTACAATACCAGAGACCATCACGTAATGCGATAGAAATGAGTCTAccaaataaatattcattgTCCTGCCTCTCGTATATATCGTATCTATACCAATCGTGTTCAACTAACCATTGAATCTTTTCTCATAAGCTTCTTCTTCTCGGAACTTTTGTACCTCCTCCATTTGCTTCCTGTACGCACCCGTTACAAAAACCTGGTAAATAAGAATTCTCCATATAAGTGACTTTACTAAAATTTACAGAAGACGTTTGGAAACGCACTTCTTTATCAGCGAACTGGTCTCCTTCTTCCACTCTCTCTTTCTGTTGCTGACGCTCTTCTCGGCTTTGTTGTTCCAGCTCACGTCTTTTGTGCGCTTTAATGATATCCAAGGCGTACTTggattttctctctttatcagccttctttttttctgctacctGGATCAATCAAATGTTAATTGGAGATCTAACTGAAAAGCGTGAAGATAGGAAATCGCTAACCTTTTCGTCCCGTATAGCTTGTATCTGGTCATAACTAGCGTCATAATCAAATATGGTTGGATCTTCAGCAATGGCCATTTCTTGCAGCCGTTCGGCATGTTTCTTCACGCGAAGTGTCGACGCTGATTGAATTTGATTCGACACGTCTACCTGAAGAAGGAAACAATTCGTTTGATAATCTGCATTCAATTAACTACAGAGAAGTGAAGAAATACATCCGTATTGTGTTTAAAAGTCTCTATTTATTCTACATACCATAAAAGGTGCCTGAGCG
This window of the Necator americanus strain Aroian chromosome III, whole genome shotgun sequence genome carries:
- a CDS encoding hypothetical protein (NECATOR_CHRIII.G11729.T1) — its product is MRLVCGEGEGVKYEIWRYFSAKFQLLSGCINMSMDLKKKQYGLILKKKEDKPIVRRVTNVFGDDDDEAEKVDVSNQIQSASTLRVKKHAERLQEMAIAEDPTIFDYDASYDQIQAIRDEKVAEKKKADKERKSKYALDIIKAHKRRELEQQSREERQQQKERVEEGDQFADKEVFVTGAYRKQMEEVQKFREEEAYEKRFNELTSVEHQKAWQAGFGRTLLNELARGEPSLMQKGELHGGSGDSSAVTKKKMRNIRQRRKSGSSSDDEEEAVSTGTKPITVKKSIYSDDEDDGQAQFEPPKKNFPGELKPGLNRVVKAPTKTERLRERQFTPTPPSSDNEEKDRRKRDRGRDRNREDRRSSPDRRKSIDGKESKESLKKRIEPNKDDKAQRLIRLKEILKQRNGEAEIEEFRRRYLERREKGVVVPPL
- a CDS encoding hypothetical protein (NECATOR_CHRIII.G11729.T3), giving the protein MSMTSTIINCSFPWRRNLKLINRGDIVDISCADRISLIFRETHFFWNSTHACRAKFQLLSGCINMSMDLKKKQYGLILKKKEDKPIVRRVTNVFGDDDDEAEKVDVSNQIQSASTLRVKKHAERLQEMAIAEDPTIFDYDASYDQIQAIRDEKVAEKKKADKERKSKYALDIIKAHKRRELEQQSREERQQQKERVEEGDQFADKEVFVTGAYRKQMEEVQKFREEEAYEKRFNELTSVEHQKAWQAGFGRTLLNELARGEPSLMQKGELHGGSGDSSAVTKKKMRNIRQRRKSGSSSDDEEEAVSTGTKPITVKKSIYSDDEDDGQAQFEPPKKNFPGELKPGLNRVVKAPTKTERLRERQFTPTPPSSDNEEKDRRKRDRGRDRNREDRRSSPDRRKSIDGKESKESLKKRIEPNKDDKAQRLIRLKEILKQRNGEAEIEEFRRRYLERREKETVTITLITLTPVIVRTGRAGHGSPSLEGSQATTPKAQWRVPVWRTGDRLPISAVPGSAHNTTVSRT